The genomic interval CCCGAACGGTACTCCTCGGAAAAGAGACGCATGGTGACCGCCGGCAGCATGAAGGTCAGGAACACCGCCATGTTGGTCACCAACGGCTGGAACACGCCCACGGACAGGTTGAGGGCCGCGCCGATCTGCTGTCCCGAGGCCAGCGCCGAGCGCGAGAGCTCGGCGTAGTCGAAGAGGACGTTCACGAAGGAGAAACCGGTCAGCGCCAGGAAGCCCGTCACCACCACCGGCGACATGGCGCTGTGGAAGAAGGCGGCCGTCTCGCGGCCGGCGATGGCCCGCAGGGCCCTCACGAGCCGCGCTCCCGTTCGCCGTCCTCCGGCGTGCCTGTCAGGCGGAGGAAAATGTCCTCGAGGGCATCGCGCGGTCTCGTCGACGCGTCCGGCAGCTCCTGCGCGTCCACCTCGGCGACCAGCCGCCCGCGGTCGAGGATGATGACGCGGCTGCAGGTCCGGCTCACCTCGGCCAGGATGTGGCTGCTGAGCAGCACCGTGCGCTCGCCACGGAAGCTGCGGATCAGGTCGCGGATCTCCACGATCTGGTGGGGATCGAGGCCGCCGGTGGGCTCGTCGAGGATGAGCACCTCGGGGTCGCCGACCAGGGCCTGGGCCAGTCCCACGCGCTGCCGGAATCCCTTCGAGAGATTGCCGACCATGCGGCCGCGCACCTCGGACAGGCCCGCCCGTTCGACGATGGTGTCGAGGTGGCCGTCGCGGCCCGCGGCCGGCACGCCCTTCAGCTCGGCGGTGAAGCGCAGGTGTTCGGTGACGGTGGCGTCGGGGTAGAGCGGCACGTGCTCTGGCATGAAGCCGATGCGACGACGGACTTCGAGCGACGCGTCCACCACGTCGAAGCCGGCGACCGACGCCCGGCCGCCGCTGGGCGGCAGGGTGCAGGTCAGGATGCGCATGGCGGTGGTCTTGCCGGCGCCGTTGGGCCCGAGCAGGCCGACGACCTCGCCGCGTGCGACCTTGAAGCCGACTTCTGCCAGCGCCACGGTGTCGCCGAATCTGCGTGTCAGTCCGTCGGCCTCGATCATCCCAGCTCCTAGTCGATGCACCAGCGGATCAGCGAGGCCCCCCAGGTGAAGCCGGCGCCGAAGCTCACCAGGACAACGTGGTCGCCCCTTTTGACGCGGCCCGCGTCGTAGGCCACCTTCAGGGCCGAGGGGATGCTCGCGGACGTCGTGTTGCCATAGCGGTCGATGGTGATCGAGACCTGCTCGTCGGCGAGGCCCAGCCGCTTCTGCGCCGCCTCGATGATCCGGATGTTGGCCTGGTGGGGAACCAGCAGCTTAACGTCGGACGGGTCGAGATTGTTCCGCTCCACGATCTCCAGGGCCACGTTCGCCATGCCGCGCACGGCATGCTTGTAGACCTCGCGCCCCTCCTGGTAGACGTAGTGCAGCTTGTTCGCGACCGTCTCGGCCGAGGGCGGCATCCTGCTGCCGCCGGCCTTCTGGTGCAGGAACTGGATGCCCATGCC from bacterium carries:
- a CDS encoding ABC transporter ATP-binding protein, translating into MIEADGLTRRFGDTVALAEVGFKVARGEVVGLLGPNGAGKTTAMRILTCTLPPSGGRASVAGFDVVDASLEVRRRIGFMPEHVPLYPDATVTEHLRFTAELKGVPAAGRDGHLDTIVERAGLSEVRGRMVGNLSKGFRQRVGLAQALVGDPEVLILDEPTGGLDPHQIVEIRDLIRSFRGERTVLLSSHILAEVSRTCSRVIILDRGRLVAEVDAQELPDASTRPRDALEDIFLRLTGTPEDGERERGS